In the genome of Pseudomonas putida, one region contains:
- the dgcB gene encoding dimethylglycine demethylation protein DgcB codes for MLNTLLPILLFAALGLAVLGALRRVRMWRRGRPSKVNLIGGLLAMPRRYLVDLHHVVERDKYMSKTHVATAGGFVLSAVLAILVHGFGLQSKILGYALLAATVLMFCGALFVFKRRLNPPSRLSKGPWMRLPKSLLVFAASFFIATLPVAGILPEGTGGWLLVAVLGVGVLWGVSELFFGMTWGGPMKHAFAGALHLAWHRRAERFGGGRSTGLKPLDLEDPNAPLGVEKPVDFTWNQLLGFDACVQCGKCEAMCPAFAAGQPLNPKKLIQDMVIGLAGGTDAQFAGSPYPGKPIGEHGGHPHQPIVNGLVDAETLWSCTTCRACVEECPMMIEHVDAIVDMRRHLTLEKGATPNKGAEVLDNLIATDNPGGFNPGGRMNWAADLNLKLLSEVKSTEVLFWVGDGAFDMRNQRTLRAFVKVLKASGVDFAVLGLEERDSGDVARRLGDEATFQQLAKRNIQTLNKYRFQRIVTCDPHSFHVLKNEYGALGGEYQVQHHSTYIAELIAANKLNLGQHKGGSVTYHDPCYLGRYNGEYEAPRDVLKALGIEVREMERSGFRSRCCGGGGGAPITDIPGKQRIPDMRMDDIRTTEAELVAVGCPQCTAMLEGVVEPRPQIKDIAELVADVLIEDDAPAGAKSQAAKREPAEVH; via the coding sequence ATGTTGAACACCCTTCTACCCATCCTGCTGTTCGCTGCCCTTGGCCTGGCGGTGCTCGGCGCCCTGCGCCGGGTGCGCATGTGGCGGCGTGGTCGACCTTCCAAGGTCAACCTGATCGGTGGCCTGCTGGCCATGCCACGGCGTTACCTGGTGGACCTGCACCATGTGGTCGAGCGCGACAAGTACATGTCCAAGACCCACGTGGCCACCGCAGGCGGCTTCGTGCTGTCGGCCGTGCTGGCGATCCTGGTCCATGGCTTTGGCCTGCAGAGCAAGATCCTCGGCTATGCCTTGCTGGCCGCCACGGTGCTGATGTTCTGTGGCGCCCTGTTCGTCTTCAAGCGTCGCCTGAACCCACCTTCGCGCCTGTCCAAGGGGCCGTGGATGCGCCTGCCCAAGAGCTTGCTGGTGTTCGCCGCGAGCTTCTTCATCGCCACGCTGCCAGTGGCTGGCATCCTGCCGGAAGGTACCGGTGGCTGGTTGCTGGTCGCCGTGCTGGGCGTGGGCGTGCTGTGGGGCGTGTCGGAGCTGTTCTTCGGCATGACCTGGGGCGGCCCGATGAAGCACGCCTTCGCCGGTGCCCTGCACCTGGCCTGGCACCGCCGCGCCGAACGCTTCGGCGGTGGTCGCTCCACTGGCCTCAAGCCGCTGGACCTGGAAGACCCGAACGCGCCGTTAGGCGTGGAAAAACCAGTGGACTTCACCTGGAACCAACTGCTCGGCTTCGATGCCTGCGTGCAGTGCGGCAAGTGCGAAGCCATGTGCCCGGCATTCGCTGCCGGCCAGCCGTTGAACCCGAAAAAGCTCATCCAGGACATGGTCATCGGCCTGGCCGGTGGCACCGATGCGCAGTTCGCCGGCAGCCCTTATCCGGGCAAGCCGATCGGCGAGCATGGCGGTCATCCGCACCAGCCGATCGTCAATGGCCTGGTCGACGCCGAGACCCTGTGGTCGTGCACCACTTGCCGCGCCTGCGTCGAGGAATGCCCGATGATGATCGAGCACGTCGATGCCATCGTCGATATGCGTCGCCACCTGACCCTGGAAAAGGGCGCGACCCCGAACAAGGGCGCCGAGGTGCTGGACAACCTGATCGCCACCGACAACCCTGGCGGCTTCAACCCAGGCGGGCGGATGAACTGGGCCGCCGACCTCAATCTCAAGCTGTTGTCCGAGGTCAAGAGCACCGAGGTGCTGTTCTGGGTCGGTGATGGTGCCTTCGACATGCGCAACCAGCGCACCCTGCGGGCGTTCGTCAAAGTGCTCAAGGCCTCTGGCGTGGACTTCGCCGTACTCGGCCTGGAAGAGCGCGACAGTGGCGACGTGGCACGCCGTCTGGGCGACGAGGCGACCTTCCAGCAACTGGCCAAGCGCAACATCCAGACGCTGAACAAGTACCGCTTCCAGCGCATCGTCACCTGCGACCCGCACAGTTTCCATGTGCTGAAGAACGAATACGGCGCCCTGGGTGGCGAATACCAGGTGCAGCACCACAGCACCTACATCGCCGAACTCATCGCCGCCAACAAGCTCAACCTGGGCCAGCACAAAGGTGGCAGCGTCACCTATCACGATCCGTGCTACCTGGGCCGCTACAACGGTGAATACGAGGCGCCGCGCGATGTGCTCAAGGCCCTCGGCATCGAGGTCCGCGAGATGGAACGTTCGGGCTTCCGCTCGCGTTGCTGTGGCGGTGGCGGTGGCGCGCCGATCACCGACATCCCGGGCAAGCAGCGTATCCCTGACATGCGCATGGACGACATCCGCACGACCGAGGCCGAGCTGGTGGCCGTGGGTTGCCCACAGTGCACCGCGATGCTCGAAGGCGTGGTCGAACCCCGTCCGCAGATCAAGGACATCGCCGAGCTTGTCGCCGACGTGCTGATCGAGGACGACGCCCCTGCCGGCGCCAAATCCCAAGCGGCCAAACGTGAACCTGCGGAGGTGCACTGA